Proteins from a genomic interval of Papaver somniferum cultivar HN1 chromosome 4, ASM357369v1, whole genome shotgun sequence:
- the LOC113271865 gene encoding E3 ubiquitin-protein ligase hrd-like protein 1, with product MDYLEGHLCAHIAFTCFCDVGYHIITPPSSAQENNPSLPNKLEVLFRSSHNQIEDGTAITVSCTSSERTDVIKNFKSCSLLIHKIVGILSDLEAPECCFDYITGRLLNCVTGIPAESLQGGSFCLTACVKITYKENLDVQEADDMIDAAVTESMEEDNVKRIRASKSFIDGLKKEEYRHNNGDNNDSSRTTTSCAVCLERMTDGSEISKMPCSHMFHYGCLVTWLDESNSCPVCRCKVDSTE from the coding sequence ATGGATTATTTAGAGGGTCATCTTTGTGCTCACATAGCCTTCACTTGTTTTTGTGATGTTGGATATCATATCATTACCCCTCCTAGTAGTGCCCAAGAAAACAACCCATCACTTCCTAATAAACTCGAAGTTCTGTTTCGGAGttcccataatcaaattgaagACGGAACGGCCATAACTGTGTCTTGTACAAGTAGTGAGCGTACGGATGTGATTAAGAATTTTAAGTCGTGTAGTTTACTTATACACAAAATAGTTGGTATTCTTTCGGATTTAGAAGCTCCTGAGTGCTGTTTTGATTACATTACTGGTCGTTTATTGAATTGTGTAACTGGAATTCCAGCAGAATCCTTGCAAGGTGGTTCGTTTTGCCTTACCGCATGCGTAAAAATTACTTACAAAGAGAATTTGGATGTACAAGAAGCGGATGATATGATTGATGCTGCTGTAACTGAATCAATGGAGGAAGATAATGTAAAAAGGATTCGAGCATCGAAATCGTTTATCGATGGATTGAAGAAAGAGGAATATAGACATAACAATGGAGATAATAACGATAGTAGCAGAACTACCACTAGCTGTGCAGTGTGTTTGGAAAGGATGACAGATGGATCCGAAATAAGCAAAATGCCGTGCTCGCATATGTTTCATTATGGTTGTCTGGTTACTTGGTTGGATGAAAGCAACTCTTGCCCCGTATGTCGATGCAAGGTGGATTCGACTGAGTAG